A window of Ranitomeya variabilis isolate aRanVar5 chromosome 2, aRanVar5.hap1, whole genome shotgun sequence contains these coding sequences:
- the CDC5L gene encoding cell division cycle 5-like protein gives MPRIMIKGGVWRNTEDEILKAAVMKYGKNQWSRIASLLHRKSAKQCKARWYEWLDPSIKKTEWSREEEEKLLHLAKLMPTQWRTIAPIIGRTAAQCLEHYEYLLDKAAQRDNEEEAADDPRKLKPGEIDPNPETKPARPDPVDMDEDELEMLSEARARLANTQGKKAKRKAREKQLEEARRLAALQKRRELRAAGIEIQKKRKKKRGVDYNAEIPFEKKPAPGFYDTSEENYDALNADFRKLRQQDLDGELRSEKETKDRKKDKQNIKRKKESDLPAAILQTTGGVSELTKKRSKLVLPSPQISDAELEEVVKVGQASEIARQTAEESGITNSASSTLLSEYNVANNSIALRTPKTPAAQDRILQEAQNLMALTNVDTPLKGGLNTPLHESDFSGVTPQRQVVQTPNTVLSTPFRTPSQSSEGLTPRGGMTPKPVIGATPGRTPLRDKLNINPEDGSVDYNDPTYIKHLERESREHLRLGLMSLPTPKNDFEIVLPENAERELEERDQEDSFIEDEADVEARKQAVRDAQRAKELKQRHKAVQKDLPRPSEVNETILRPLNVEPPLTDLQKSEEMIKKEIITMLHYDSLHNPCGDYSGSKKGKAPGSAATSVEHVGYLEQTPYDKFTEDELRHAEQLLQQEMEVVKQGMGHGDLSLDAYNQVWEECYSQVLYLSGQGRYTRANLASKKDRIESLEKRLEVNRGHMTAEAKRAAKMEKKLKILLGGYQSRAMGLIKQLNEVWDQYEQASLEQKTFEELKKHEDMAIPRRIAFLKEDVQRQEERERELQQRFAELLLEKEESVPKY, from the exons ATGCCGCGCATCATGATAAAGGGAGGCGTGTGGCGGAACACGGAG GATGAAATCCTCAAGGCGGCGGTTATGAAATATGGCAAAAACCAGTGGTCTCGTATTGCATCCTTACTGCACAGGAAGTCGGCCAAGCAATGCAAAGCCCGCTG GTATGAGTGGCTGGACCCCAGCATCAAGAAGACAGAATGGTCACGTGAGGAGGAGGAGAAGCTGCTGCACTTGGCCAAACTAATGCCCACCCAGTGGAGGACCATCGCCCCCATCATCGGCAGGACCGCCGCCCAGTGCCTGGAGCACTACGAGTACTTACT AGACAAGGCCGCTCAGAGGGACAATGAAGAGGAGGCGGCTGATGACCCTCGGAAGCTTAAACCTGGAGAAATCGACCCGAATCCCGAGACCAAACCTGCCCGGCCTGACCCTGTGGATATGGATGAAG ATGAGCTTGAGATGTTGTCCGAGGCCAGAGCGCGTCTGGCCAACACCCAAGGGAAGAAGGCCAAGAGGAAAGCACGAGAAAAGCAGCTGGAGGAAGCCAG ACGTTTGGCCGCTCTTCAGAAGAGGCGAGAGCTGCGAGCAGCCGGGATTGAGATACAGAAGAAGAGGAAAAAGAAGCGTGGGGTGGATTACAATGCTGAGATCCCCTTCGAGAAGAAGCCGGCCCCGGGCTTTTACGACACCTCGGAGGAGAACTATGACGCCCTGAACGCCGACTTCAGAAAACTACGGCAGCAGGACCTCGACGGGGAGCTCCGATC AGAGAAAGAAACAAAAGACCGAAAGAAGGACAAGCAGAATATAAAGAGGAAGAAGGAGTCGGACCTGCCGGCAGCAATCCTCCAGACGACCGGCGGCGTGTCTGAGCTGACCAAGAAGAGAAGCAAATTAGTTCTGCCTTCACCTCAG ATTTCCGATGCAGAGTTAGAAGAAGTTGTGAAGGTCGGACAGGCCAGCGAGATCGCCCGGCAGACAGCCGAGGAGTCCGGGATCACCAACTCTGCATCCAGCACCTTATTATCCGAATATAATGTGGCAAATAACAGCATCGCCCTCAGAACGCCCAAAACACCGGCGGCCCAGGACCGCATACTGCAG GAAGCGCAGAACCTGATGGCACTTACTAACGTGGACACCCCTCTGAAGGGTGGTCTGAATACCCCTCTGCACGAGAGTGACTTCTCTGGTGTGACGCCTCAGAGACAAGTGGTGCAGACTCCTAATACTGTGCTGTCCACCCCATTCAG AACACCGTCACAAAGTTCAGAAGGACTCACCCCGCGAGGCGGTATGACTCCCAAACCGGTTATCGGCGCCACACCGGGAAGGACGCCGCTACGTGACAAGCTGAACATCAATCCGGAGGACGGATCAGTGGATTACAATGACCCCACATACATTAAACATTTG GAAAGGGAGTCTCGGGAACACCTGCGTCTCGGGCTGATGTCTCTGCCCACCCCGAAAAACGACTTTGAGATCGTGTTACCTGAAAATGCTGAGCGAGAACTGGAGGAGCGCGACCAAGAAGACTCCTTCATAGAGGACGAAGCGGATGTGGAGGCGCGCAAACAG GCAGTGAGAGACGCACAGCGGGCAAAGGAACTGAAGCAGAGGCATAAAGCCGTGCAGAAAGATCTACCACGACCCTCTGAA GTAAATGAGACCATCCTGAGGCCGCTGAATGTGGAGCCGCCGCTCACCGACCTGCAAAAAAGCGAGGAAATGATCAAGAAGGAGATAATCACCATGCTGCACTACGACTCCCTGCACAACCCATGCGGAGACTACTCGGGGAGCAAGAAGGGGAAGGCTCCCGGCTCGGCCGCCACCAGCGTAGAACACGTGGGCTACCTGGAGCAGACGCCCTACGATAAGTTCACCGAGGACGAGCTTCGTCAT GCGGAGCAGCTCCTGCAGCAGgagatggaggtggtgaagcaaGGCATGGGCCATGGAGACCTGTCCCTGGACGCCTACAACCAGGTGTGGGAGGAATGCTACAGTCAGGTGCTCTACCTGTCCGGACAAGGGCGCTACACCCGAGCCAACCTGGCCAGCAAGAAGGACAGAATCGAGTCTCTGGAGAAGCGCCTGGAG GTAAACAGAGGTCATATGACTGCGGAAGCCAAAAGAGCTGCAAAGATGGAGAAGAAGCTGAAGATCCTGCTGGGCGGCTACCAGTCCCGAGCCATGGGGCTCATTAAACAGCTGAATGAAGTGTGGGATCAGTACGAACAGGCCAGCCTGGAGCAGAAGACGTTCGAGGAGCTGAAAAAACACGAGGACATGGCCATTCCCAGGAGGATAGCG TTTCTCAAAGAAGACGTGCAGAGACAGGAGGAAAGAGAACGGGAGCTTCAGCAGCGATTTGCAGAACTTCTCCTAGAGAAGGAAGAATCGGTACCTAAATACTGA